ATCCTGCGCTTCACCAGCCGCGCCGCGGCGGTTCCCGTGGCCAAGCTCATCAAGAGCGCCGTGGCCAACGCGACCGACCTGTCCAAGGGCCAGGTCGACGTGGACAAGCTCGTGGTGAAGACGATTTCGGTGGATCAGGGTCCGACCCAGCGCCGCTACATGCCGCGCGCCATGGGCCGCGCCTCGCGCATCAACAAGAAGACCAGCCACATTCACGTGGTGCTGGCGGAGGCGGCCAAGTAGTTGGCCGCCCGCCGGGCGAACCACGCAACCGATTGAAGGAGACGCACGTTGGGCCAGAAAGTCCATCCCATTGGGTTCCGCCTCGGGGTCATCAAGACCTGGGACTCCAAGTGGTTCGAGCACAAGAACTACGCGCAGTGGCTGCATGAAGACATCCGCATCC
Above is a window of Cystobacter fuscus DNA encoding:
- the rplV gene encoding 50S ribosomal protein L22, with protein sequence MESKAHLRFLSMSPRKVSTVAALVRGKPVGQALNILRFTSRAAAVPVAKLIKSAVANATDLSKGQVDVDKLVVKTISVDQGPTQRRYMPRAMGRASRINKKTSHIHVVLAEAAK